A portion of the Paenibacillus hamazuiensis genome contains these proteins:
- a CDS encoding MFS transporter, producing MSTTWKIYMLAIVSFLVGTSEFIIAGILDKIAGDIGVSVSAAGQLITVFSLAYAFGTPVLMAMTARLERRKLLLYSLGLFVIGNAVSVLLPGFEFLVGSRIILALSTGVFVVTALTVASKMAPPEKQGSAIATLIMGFSTSLIVGVPIGRVVAAVYNWKMIFGGIGLLALIAIFAVAFVIPKTESEAPVPLRKQLALLKEPRIAVALAVTFFWIGGYSIVYTYVSPFLLTVTGMSEQVVSAGLFAFGIASLIGSKLGGYGTDKWGVRRTLIGGMLLHAVSLILISIAAHSPAAVFPLLMLWSFSAWSSGPTQQLNLINQAPDAAGIMLSLNTSVVQVAMAAGAGIGGVVVQQVSLPAISWIGAAAVVIAALTAAASFGFSRSRSASRSGTGMPVKESGLTEAGV from the coding sequence ATGTCAACCACATGGAAAATTTACATGCTGGCCATCGTCAGTTTTCTGGTCGGGACGTCAGAGTTTATTATTGCAGGCATTTTGGATAAAATTGCGGGGGATATCGGGGTATCGGTATCCGCGGCGGGTCAGCTGATCACCGTCTTCTCGCTGGCTTACGCCTTCGGTACTCCCGTCCTGATGGCGATGACGGCCCGCCTCGAACGGAGAAAGCTGCTGCTTTATTCGCTGGGCTTGTTCGTAATCGGGAACGCCGTCTCCGTGCTGCTGCCGGGGTTTGAGTTTCTCGTCGGCTCGCGGATCATTTTGGCGCTCAGCACCGGCGTCTTCGTCGTGACCGCACTTACCGTCGCCTCCAAGATGGCCCCTCCGGAAAAGCAAGGCAGCGCCATCGCCACGCTGATTATGGGCTTCAGCACCTCCCTGATCGTCGGCGTGCCTATCGGCCGGGTTGTCGCAGCCGTCTACAATTGGAAAATGATTTTCGGAGGCATCGGCCTTCTGGCGCTTATCGCCATCTTCGCCGTCGCCTTCGTCATCCCGAAAACGGAAAGCGAAGCGCCGGTGCCGCTCCGCAAGCAGCTTGCGCTGCTGAAGGAACCGCGCATCGCCGTCGCGTTGGCGGTGACCTTCTTCTGGATCGGCGGTTATTCGATCGTCTACACCTATGTGTCGCCATTCCTTCTTACGGTAACGGGCATGAGCGAGCAGGTCGTGAGCGCCGGGCTTTTCGCCTTCGGCATCGCCAGCCTGATCGGCTCGAAGCTCGGGGGCTACGGCACGGACAAATGGGGCGTCCGCCGCACGCTGATCGGCGGCATGCTGCTTCATGCAGTTTCCCTGATCCTGATCTCGATCGCCGCCCATTCTCCGGCCGCGGTATTCCCGCTGCTCATGTTATGGTCGTTCTCGGCCTGGTCGTCCGGCCCAACGCAGCAGCTGAATTTGATCAACCAGGCTCCCGACGCCGCCGGCATCATGCTCAGCCTCAACACGTCGGTCGTCCAGGTCGCCATGGCCGCCGGCGCCGGCATCGGCGGAGTCGTCGTGCAGCAAGTATCGCTGCCGGCGATCAGCTGGATCGGAGCGGCCGCCGTCGTCATCG
- a CDS encoding ArsR/SmtB family transcription factor, giving the protein MVEDNAEVRQAVKVYKALGEPTRLKIAMLLTEERNLCCTDIMGKLECVAGSTLSHHLKQLTECGLLDLRKDGTYIYYSVNREIAQKFAPYLLQ; this is encoded by the coding sequence ATGGTAGAAGACAACGCAGAAGTGCGGCAAGCCGTCAAAGTATACAAGGCGCTCGGAGAGCCGACCCGGCTCAAGATCGCCATGCTGCTTACGGAAGAGCGGAATCTGTGCTGCACGGATATTATGGGCAAGCTGGAGTGCGTCGCCGGCTCGACGCTGTCCCATCATCTGAAGCAGCTGACGGAATGCGGACTGCTGGACCTCCGTAAGGACGGAACGTACATCTACTACAGTGTCAATCGCGAAATAGCGCAAAAATTTGCGCCTTATTTGCTGCAATAA
- a CDS encoding STM4015 family protein, giving the protein MSEVKLSIDYDRYEAGETMPNLLEQLVESEESRTLTSLIVGDWGGSYENDSSETVAALVRLKDRFPQLRKLFIGDMSFEECEVSWIMQSNMGPLLTAYPQLTSLTIKGSSGLSLEPAVHDKLEELVIICGGLGKDVIDAIGRGSFPNLKKLELYLGVEDYGFDAGLEDVLALIKPGLFPKLTYLGLKDSEIQDDIAIALAHAPILDQLHTLDLSMGTLSDKGAEALLGSDKIRKLEFLDLSYHYMSDEMMERCTKSGIHVDISDQQESDDDDDYRFPALTE; this is encoded by the coding sequence ATGTCGGAAGTGAAGCTATCGATTGATTATGACCGGTACGAAGCCGGCGAAACGATGCCGAATTTGCTGGAGCAGCTTGTCGAAAGCGAGGAAAGCCGCACATTAACGAGCTTGATCGTCGGCGACTGGGGAGGCTCCTACGAGAACGACTCCAGCGAAACGGTGGCCGCTCTGGTGCGGCTGAAGGATCGTTTTCCCCAGCTTCGGAAGCTGTTTATCGGGGATATGAGCTTTGAAGAATGCGAAGTATCATGGATTATGCAGTCCAACATGGGGCCGCTGCTGACAGCGTATCCGCAGCTGACTTCCTTAACGATAAAAGGCAGTTCGGGCCTTTCGCTCGAGCCTGCCGTGCACGATAAACTGGAGGAGCTTGTCATCATCTGCGGCGGTCTGGGCAAAGACGTCATTGACGCTATTGGCCGGGGCTCGTTTCCGAATTTGAAGAAGCTCGAGCTTTATTTGGGTGTGGAAGACTACGGTTTTGACGCCGGTCTTGAAGATGTGCTTGCCTTAATAAAACCCGGCTTATTTCCTAAGCTCACTTATCTGGGACTGAAGGACAGTGAAATTCAGGACGACATCGCCATTGCGCTGGCTCATGCGCCGATTCTCGATCAGCTTCACACCCTGGATTTGTCGATGGGGACGTTATCGGATAAAGGAGCGGAAGCTCTGCTTGGCAGCGACAAGATAAGGAAGCTGGAGTTTCTTGACTTAAGCTATCACTATATGTCTGACGAAATGATGGAGCGCTGTACTAAGTCCGGTATCCATGTCGATATCAGCGACCAACAGGAGTCGGACGACGATGACGATTACCGGTTTCCGGCCCTGACGGA